A window of Macaca thibetana thibetana isolate TM-01 chromosome 7, ASM2454274v1, whole genome shotgun sequence genomic DNA:
TTTTATTTGCCTCCAGTTCACTAACAAaggattttgctttgtttatttcatGTTTACTTTAGTGGTTTTGATGATAtcttggaggaaaagaggcaaatCACTGTTAAACGCCACCATGTTTGACGGGAAGTCCTTTAAAAGTGGGTGGCAGTATGATATAACAACAAAGAGCATGGGATTTGGAGCGAAGTACACCCAGCTGCAAATCtgaactctgccacttactgactACCTGATGGTGGACAGATCGCATGCCTTCTTGTCATTGTTATCTCTAGAATGGCGCTGATTCTCCTAAGTATTCATACTGTATGAGGAATAAGTGGGATAATATCATGTACAGGGGCCTAGCATAGTGCTTTGCAAATACATGTTCAAAAGGGTAACATTATAATGTTTCATTAATTTCCTGGCATAGATGCCATTCAGAATTACTTTAATCCTCTCTGCTTTGATGGCATCCATTATTATCACTCACTCAGTGTTACTGGTGGAGGCCGGGACATTGAGGCCATTATTGGGACATCCTTTGGCACTGTCTCACTTCACCCATAATTCTATCCAAGGCAAGTAGTGCCACAGGAGAAGGACTGCTCTGGGAGCCCTGGGGAGAGGATATTCTCCTTCATATGGTAGGGGTGAGGGGTGGAATAAGCCATGAGCAACATCTTTCAGGAAAGGCAGGATTTCTTCAGGAAGAGGTGGGAAGGGCAAGAGCTGGGTCTGGATGCTAGATATTCCCCAGTCCAGATACTGAGATCAGAGATTAGGGTAGGCGGGCATGGATGGGGCTTTGGGAATTTGTCACATGTCTTTGCCTCCCAACTTCCAGCAGACCTGAGAAACCAGGCAGCAAGATTCCCATCAGAGCAGTTGTGGATGAGGTCAGAGGAGGCTGGGATGCCAGATTGGAAAGAGATCTGAATGTCCATGTAGTTAAATCCTTGCTTTTGTCCCCGTGTTCTCAGGTCCTGGAATGCCAGACAACCATGGCTCCTACTGTGTCAGCCAGCAGCAGCTCTGATGTAGCTTCCATTGGTTGTAGCACCTCTGGAAGTCAAGGTATCTttgaacccatggatatggaaaCCCAGGAGGATGGGAGAACATCTGCTAACCAGAGACCTGGAAGCAAGAAGAATGTGCAGGCAGATGGGAAGATACAGGTGGATGGAAGGACCAGGGGAGACGGAACACAGATAGCCCAGAGGACATGGGCAGATAGGAAGACACAGGTGTATGCTGGGACACAAGAAAGTAAGAGGCCACAGTCAGACAGGAGTGCACAGAAGGGCATGGTGACACAGGGAAGGGCAGAGACACAGCTAGAAACAGCACAGGCAGGTGAGAAGgtacaggaagacaggaaggccCAGGCAGATGAGGGCACACAGGAAGACAGAAGGATGCAGGAAGAGACGGGGATGCAGTCAGCAGGGAGTGCGCCCACAGCCACGGAAGGTCAGTCAAAGCAGGAGGCAGTGACCAGCCTTGGCCCACCATCCAGAACCCCCGAACTCCCACCTACAGAGGGTCCTAGAGCTCCTCCAAGTATTGAATGTTTTACACAGATCCCAGAAGGGTCTTGTATCCCAGAAAAACCTGGTTTCCTGCCCAGATCTGAGGAGGCAGCAGTAACAGCCTCCAGGAACCATGAGCAAACTGTGCTGGGTCCCCTGTCAGGGAACCTCATGCTCCCAGCACAACCGCCCCATGAAGGGAGTGTGGAgcaggtgggaggagagagatgcCAAGGGCCACAGTCATCAGGGCCAATCGAGGCCAAGCAGGAGGACAGCCCGTTCCAGTGCCCCGAGGAGGAGCAGCCAGGGGGAGTGCCGTGTGTGGATCAGGGTGGCTGTCCTCCAGCTGGCCTGAGCCAGGAGGTACCCACAATGCCTTCTCTTCCTGGAACTGGGCTGACTGCTAGCCCAAAGGAGGGGCTGAGCAGTACCCTGACTTCTCAGCACAGGAGCACAGCTGCCTTCCTGCCCTCTGAGGATCAGGCCCTGATGAGTTCTGCCCCAACACTGCACCTGGGGCCGGGGACCCCCACTCAGAGTCACCCACCAGAAACCATGGCCACCAGCAATGAGGGGGCCTGTGCCCAGGTATCAGATGTGGAGGGGCGGACCCCAGGTCCCCGGAGCTGTGACCCTGGCCTCATAGATTCCCTGAAGAACTACCTGCTTCTGCTGTTAAAGCTGTCCAGCACAGAGACGAGTGGAGCAGGGGGAGAGTCCCAGGTCGGGGCAGCTACCGGAGGTCTGGCGCCTTCAGCCACTCTGACACCCACTGTGGAAGTGGCTGGGCTGAGTCCCCGGACATCGAGGCGTATCCTGGAGCGTGTGGAGAACAACCACCTGGTGCAGAGTGCACAGACCCTGCTACTGAGCCCCTGTACCTCCCGCCGCCTCACTGGCCTCCTGGACCGCGAGGTGCAGGCTGGCCGCCAGGCCCTTGCTGCTGCCCGAGGCTCCTGGGGTCCTGGTCCCAGCTCCCTCACTGTCCCTGCCATTGTGGTAGACGAGGAGGGCCCTGGGCTGGCCTCAGAAGGAGCCAGTGAGGGTGAGGGAGAGGTTTCCCTTGAGGGGCCTGGCCTCCTGGGGGCCTCTCAGGAGAGCAGCACGGGTGATCGGCTGGGGGAGGCAGGTGGGCAGGCAGTCCCTGGGCAGGGACCCTCAACAGAGAGCATAGCCCAGGAACCCTCCCAAGAGGAGAAGTTCCCCGGGGAGGCTCTGACAGGTCTCCCGGCAGCTACACCTGAGGAACTGGCTCTAGGGGCCCGGAGGAAGAGATTTCTCCCTAAGGTCAGAGCAGCAGGAGATGGGGAGGCGACCACACCTGAAGAAAGGGAGAGCCCCACGGTTTCCCCCCGGGGGCCCAGGAAAAGCCTGGTGCCTGGGTCCCCAGGGACTCCAGGGCGGGAGAGACGCTCCCCTACGCAGGGCAGAAAGGCGACCATGCTGGAGGTGCCTCGGGCAGAGGAGGAGCTGGCGGCAGGAgacctcagccccagccccaaggCTGGCGGTCTGAACACAGAGCTGGCCCTGGATGAAGGCAAGCAGGAGACACTGGCCAAGCCCAGGAAAGCCAAAGACCTGCTGAAAGGTGAGCAATGGGGAGGGAGGCGGGGGATGACTTCACAGGACAGGGCCGCCATGGAGCCACGGACAGCACACCGCTGCTGCTGCTAACAGCACCACCCGATGACAGATAGCATATCCCTCCTCAGGATTCACAAATTACCTTGGTAAAGGTACCCTTCTCTCACAGCCTTTGGAATCTGAAAGGCCTAGTTCTTGTTTTGCTTCTGCCACTCCATAGAGTGGAGATAACAGTACCACCTTTGGAATGGCGTGAGGCTTAAATGGGATGGAATagataaagtgcttagcacagggcctggcttcAGTAGTGTTCTAGTTCTCCATCATCACCAATCCCCCTTTACAGAGTTGTCGCATGATTACAGAGTGGTGGGGACAGGATTCAAATGCAGGCTTCTAGAGTTAGGGACCTAGAATGCAAACTGAAGTTCCTGTCTCAACTGCTGTCTGGGTCCTCAGCTGGGAGCCCCTCCCAGCCTGGGGTCAAGGTGGAGTAGGGGCTTCTGTCTAGCTGAGATGTGTGCTTTGGGGGTCAGGGCAGAAGCCTGAGATATAGGCAGGAGGCACCTGGGGGCTGTGAGGCACCTTGGTAGGTCTGCGTGGAGACTTGAATCCTGTTTTCTCCCAGCCTTTCCCACCAAGGACACCCAGGAAAGCAAGGATATGGCCAGAGGAGAGGTGGTGTTCCCCTCTTGACTGGACCCTGCTCTCAGCCCCACAGGTCATCCGGAAGATTCGGGTGGAgcagtttcctgatgcctccggTAGCCTGAAACTCTGGTGCCAGTTTTTCAACATTCTTAGTGACTCAGTCTTGACATGGGCCAAGGATCAGTGCCCAGTGGGCGAGGTGGGCAGGAGGTAAGCCAACGATACCACCATCACCTGACCTGGCTCCCTGATTGCAGTAATACTGTTGGGCACTATCCTAGTGCTTTGAGCCTATCGCctcattaatcctcacaataaccagGGGAGGTCCTTTTATTTCCATAgtagagatgagaaaatggaggctcagcATTCTTTAAACCACttgtccaaagccacacagctagtaagtgtcaGGACTGCAAACCAGATCTGTGGGCTTCAGTACCAGCTCTTGGCCCTGGAATTGCGCTGCTTCCCCAGAGTTCTCAGAGCTGGGGTTCTCAGCAGCCTCTGAGAGTGGGCTCCAAGGATGCTTAGGACCACAGTCTGCCCCCATGCCATGGTGATGGCCCTTATGAGTAGGGTCTCCAATCTGCAGCGCAGGGGATGAGGGGCCGGCGGCCTTGGCCATCGTGCAGGCCTCCCCCGTAGACTGCGGCGTGTATCGGTGCACCATCCACAACGAGCACGGCTCGGCCTCCACCgacttctgcctcagccctgaGGGTGAGTGTGCCCCGCGGCCCGGGGTCTTAGCCTGACCTGGCTCCTGGGGGGTGGGCAGCCGTCATCTTTGAGAGAAGGCACTCTCTCGGCACAGCAGCCTGAAGGcgctgctttcttctttttctgtatctagTGTTGTCAGGATTCATCTCCAGAGAAGAAGGTGAAGGTATGGTGCCCCCCAGGGAAGGTGGGGTGGTCCTACCCCTGCCATCTGCAGGGAGGACCCTCTTTAAGGGCTTGGAGTCTGATCCCAATCCACATACTGCTCCCCTTTGTCTCCTAGTTTAGGATATGGCTTGGGGAGATGATAGAGGAGGACTGCTGTATCAGAAGGTTGTGGGGGAAGAAGTGGCCAAGGGGGCCACTGCACCGGAGTTAGTTCACCCTTGTGCCCTTTGTCCATGTCAGAGTCTTTGATCCAGGGCAGAACCAGCCACCAGGGCATGTCTTGTCCTGCCAGCTCCTACCCAGGATTTCTCACAGTACTCTGTGGACCCCAGCATTAGATTCACACAGggaacctgttagaaatgcagtttCCTGGTCCCTGCTGCACTGCAGACATCTTTAATGACCTAGGAAGGACCTGGGAACATTGCATTTTCAGCAAACTCCCTGGTGATCATGAAATACCCACAAAGTTTGACACACATTTGAAGGGCTCAAATAGGGATGGATATGTACTGCTCCTGCAAGAGACAGGCTAAGGCTTGGGACTGTGAAGGCAACCAGTGATGAAAAGATGTTTAGAGCTGTTCTTGCTAACAAATGCATTAAttccttcattcactcactctTTTAATCACTCATTTATCCAACTAGTgactttgttttgagatggagtctcactgccacccaggctggagtgcagtggcatgatcttggctcactgcaacctctgcttcctgggttcaagcaattctcgtgcctcagtctccccagtagctgggattacagatgtgtaccaccacactcagctcatttttgtatttttagtagagacaggtttcaccatgtttgccagtctggtctcaaactcctgacctcaagggatccgcctgcgttggcctcccgaagtgccaaTTAGTGACTTTTGTTTAGTAATCAAATAAAGTTTAATCAATATCAAATATAACCTCAAcctcaaaactaaataataattatttaatatcatCAAACATCCAGTCAGATTTCCCCAAATGTCTCATATACGTTGGTTTATTTGAATCAGGAACCACTCATTGCTTTTGGCTGATGCAGCTACCAAGTCTCTCTTAATATTTAACAGTTTCTTctactttatttgttttcttcctttgccaTGTATTTGTTAAAGTCACTGGTATAGAATTTCTAACATTCTGGATTTTGTTGATTGTGTTCCCATTTAACATGCTCCCCCATGCACATGCGTCTTCTAAATTGGTAATCAGATTTAGACGTTCGGTCAGATtcaggtgtgattttttttttggcaagaataaCTCACAGGTGCTGTGTATACCTTTTGCATCCTATCTGGAGGCACATAATGTCAGATTGTTTTCGTTTTAGTAATGTTAAGATTGGTCATTGGTTCATTCAGGTGGTATCTGTGTGATTCATcccattttaaagttaaaaacaatctGATACAAACCCTATTGTTATCTAGGGGTTTTAGCAGTCACTGATTATTGCCtaaatctattatttcattagCAGTTGCAACATGGAGATAGTTTAATttgatcttttcttcttcattcattagctgatttttttctgtaaaaagggGATGATTATTTGGTTATCTCAATACATAAGTTCCAACAGGAAATGAAGgataaatatttgctcttttccCTTTAGTTACTAGAATAATGAGTTGGTGCCCTACCATTTTCCATAGGTGACCAGTGAGGTTATTGTTTGAGGGAggagattggatttttttttttttttttttgggtcacCACTATGAATACATGGATTTTTAACATATGTGATATATTCAACATGTTGCAGTAATTATTTTTGTTGCCAAGATTGTTTCCTTTTTGGCCCAAGGGAGCCCCTTCAGGTTGGCCCCTGTGTCCTTCTGCCAAGTCTCTAATAGCTTTTGCTAGCTCTCTTGCTTTCTGGTCTCACACGATATTTCAAGTCCTTGCTGTACACTTTCTGCCTAGACCTGGAATCAACCATTTCTTTAGAAAGCTCTAGTTTCCCTTTAATGGGAAATTATATTTAACAGTCACAATTTGGGCACTCACTGCTGCTGGATTTGTCCTGCAAACTTTTTGTTTCAGTCAAACATGTTGGTTGAAATGGAGTCATGTATTCATCTAATCAAAACAATGAATTCTAAAACAAAGTAATTCTGGTATTCTGTATTGATTGCTATTGCCACAGAAAACCCCTGCCTTCCACAAACGCATCCTTTGTGGAAGGCAGGGGTTATGTGATGGATACCACACGGGTATCACTAGATGGCAGGGGTTGAATCAAGTAGAGTTTCTGCCCCAAGGAGCTCATAGTCTGGTAGGGACTCAATGTGCCCAAAGAGCAGGCGTGAACAGAAAGTGAGCCCAGCAGGTTGGCAGGGTGGGAGGCTCTTCTGGCCTTTTCCTTCCCTGCAAGCCCCACGTTGGTCAGACAGGAGCTCCTGGTGTCCCACATTTCTCCTGTTCCCCTTCAGTTGGAGAAGAGATTGAGATGACCCCTATGGTATTTGCTAAGGGTCTGGCTGACTCTGGCTGCTGGGGGGACAAGCTCTTTGGGCGACTGGTAAGCGAGGAGCTCCGAGGGGGTGGATATGGGTGTGTCCTTCGGAAGGCCTCCCAGGCCAAGGTCATCTACGGACTGGAACCCATCTTCGAGTCGGGCCGCACGTGCATCATCAAGGTGTCCAGCCTGCTTGTGTTTGGGCCCAGCAGTGAGACTTCTCTCGTGGGCAGAAACTACGACGTCACCATCCAGGTACTATGTCCCATCTTCACGCCCCATCCCTTTACTCACTCACCCCCTACCCTTTCCCAGCCCAGGTCCTGTTGGGATGCCCAGTATCAAGGCAGAAGGCATCTCAATCTCAACCTTAGGAGGCTCCTAGGATGGACCTTGTGGAAGGCCTGAGATGCAGCCCAGAATTCAGATGCTTGGCCTCAGAGAGCTTGAGAGCTTCAAAACAACTTGGGCCATAGTTTTCAAACTCTGTATTTGCAGCAGAAACCTTCCCCCTGCTCCATACATAATCTCTCATGGAAGCCTTGTTTATATGTGGGATGAAAGGGGGGTGCTGTGGGTGGGGTGGACCGTCTTCCTGGTTCTCCACAGAGTGGTCTCTGGGGCACTGTCACATACCATTAGAACTCCTGAAAATAGTTTGGAAATCACTTTGAAAATCTCAGTTTGAAAAGAAGTCGAAAGCCACTTGTTatacaaaagaggaaaatgaggtgcagagtggggagcagggaggagtaAGCCCTTCCTCCCCCAGGGCTGGGATCCTCCTCTCGGTTCCCTAACAGAATAGGGGTAGACACAGTGGAGGACTGGGGAATTTCTTTGCTGACCATATTTGGTTCCCTCATCCACAGGGGTGCAAGATCCAGAACATGAGTAGGGAGTACTGCAAAATCTTCGCAGCAGAAGCCCGGGCCGCACCTGGCTTTGGGGAGGTGCCTGAGTAAGTACGCGGTGAGGAGGACGTGCAGTGTGCAGCACTGTTGCCTTGGGCTTCTGCAAAGACAGTGATTTCACAGCCTCCCAGGGGCAACCTGGGTTATGCCCATGTGCAGATAGGCTCACAGCCCCGTGCTCAGCTCAGTGGCCTCacaaaaatctagaaatagaGACCTCATTTACTTCCCACTTGAGAAAAGCCTCTGCTCTGGACTTGAGTCTCCTCCTGCCCACCCCAGTTCCTCATTCTTTAGCGCCGATGTTGCTGATTGCAGAGTTTGGGCACAGCAGTTTCTGGGACTCCATGAAGGTGATGGGGTGGGCTAAGCTAGACAGGCTGGTCAGGACCCTTCTGTGGTAGGCAGGCGGAGTCAGTGTGGATTTTTGTAGGAGTCAGCTATAAATGGcaattgtttccattttgagACTTGAACTCCAACCTTTGCGTACCTGGGGTCCCACTGGCAGAGAACCACAATCTGGTTGAATCCTCTCTAAAGGTGCTCCTTCTGTTTGACATATACGTGCCTCAGTCCCTCACCCAAGCCACACAATCTGCCTATGCCCATAGCAGGGTTTTGTTCTAATCCCACTAACCAGGAGAATGGACAGGACTCTGAAGCCAAAAATACCATTTCCTTTCCTGAACTCAGGGTGGAGTTGCTTTCCTTTGCTGTCCTTTGGGCTCAGAGTTGAGAATTCCATTCTTGGAAGGGCCCTTCTTTTAGGTCCAAGAATACAGAATTGGATGGGAGGGAGGAGTTCTCTGGGCCATACTTCCTGCTTACTGCAAGGTGAAACTATGTTTAGGATCATCCCACTGTATCTGATCTACCGGCCTGCAAACAATATCCCATATGCTACCCTGGAGGAAGACCTGGGCAAGCCCCTGGAGTCTTACTGTTCCCGGGAATGGGGCTCTGCTGGGGCTGTGACAGCATCTAGCAGCTCTGAGGCCATGCAGAAATGCCAGACCTTCCAGCACTGGTTGTATCAGTGGACAAATGGCAGCTTCCTTGTCACAGATTTGGCAGGTATGAAGGTGTAAGGGTGCgtgggtgtgcatgtgcatgGATGTGAAAGCATGCAGAGGAGGCAGAGCCACAGTGCTTGACTAATCGTTTACAAAGCAcctttgtctttattcttttttgcttttcacaATAATCTTGTAAAGTAGATTGGACAGGGACCATTTTGCACGCAACCCTAATACATACCTCATGTAGCCTAGTCTATCACTGCAGTTGCATTTAAAGGAGCACAGTCCaggctcaattaaaaaaaaaggaatttatttcaaaGATCATTACATGGGGTCTAATTCAAAACCCACAACCACCCTTTTCAAaacctcccttcttcccttccctgcagCTTTGCTGTAGACTTTCTCACTCTCCAAACTTCCCAAACTCTCCCTTCCATTTGAGCACAGTAGCTTTActgtctctcctcctcctccatctttgTTAGCTTTTTGTTATGTAAAGCAACTTAGTctcgcttcttttcagttttactcCTATGCCCCTCATTACCCAGAACTCCCCAATAAAGGAAGGCCAGCAGGCATGaaccctccttccttcttcaacCAGCTCTCTCCAGGCCTACTGTCTTTAAGCAGAACTGGACAGGGGAGAGGAACAGAGAAAATGCTTAAGGGAAGGAAAGGTTGCTGGGATTATCATGCATTATTAAATCTTGTCTCTGTGGTAAATAAGTGAGAAAACTAAAGACCAGAGATATAAAACTGACTCAAATGTGTGTTTCACTGGGATTAAATTGtacaataattattatatatataactccGTATACTGGGGGGAGGGAGGGCTAGGTAACATTAAGCCATTATCAGTCAACCTCTTTGTTAACTTCCATATTCATGCTTCCATCCTTTTTCCATCCAACCACtactaaatattgaaaaaataaaaagttgaattaGGAATAGTCATTGTCCTCAAGAAGCTGTGATGAGTAGACCAGTTTCTACTATAAGATGATAACGTGGTATAGTAGAAAGGTTTTAGAGTcggctgggcgtgggggctcacacctgtaatcccagcactttgggaggccaaggagggtggatcacttgaggccaggagtttgagaccagcctggccaacacagcaaaaccccatttctactaaaaatccaggcatggtggggcatgtctgtaattccagctacttgggagggtgaagcttgagaattgtttgaacccgggaggcagaggttgcagtgagccaagattgcaccactgcactccagcctgggcgacagagcgagacgccatctcaaaaaaataataaagaaaaaaataaatttgatttatgTCAAAGCCCCATTCTCTTCTTGCTGAGTCtgttttacaaagaagaaaactgaagttcacaTTGGTTAGGTCATtcaatctctctgagcttcagtttcctttccCTCTTTAGGAATAATGTCTCTCCTACCTAGCATTCAGattttttatgaggattaaatgagactgTATTTGTGAAGACCTTCTACAAACTAAAATTCTGTGCAAATGAGAGAGATCATCATTATTACACAAAATGGAATGCTATGAATGCCAAAAGAGAAATGacaaagaaattaatatttatcacATTACTCCTATGTTTCAGACACTAAGTTAGAGTCCTACACATATTATGATATTCTCAATACCCTGTAAGATGGTCATTACTATCCTTACCTTTATACTTGAAGATTAGAGATATGAAGTGACTTGTCGAGTTCCCACAGCTCAAAAGTGATAGAGCTGAAATGTAAATCTGGGTCTGTCTGACTCTAAAGGCCACAATTGTTATTGTCTATCATATGATGGTACTCAGCCCTGTTAGTGAAAGGCAAGTTCCTAGCAAAATGCTCTGGACAGATTGAAAATGGGGGAAAGAACATCCTAAACCTAATGTGTGAATGCTAAGATACCTGGGTGGCCTGACCACAGTGAAAACGTTTTTCTCTATCATCATTTTGCCTGACTCCAAGGCTGTCTTAACCTGGAAGACCATCTTAGCTTCTTGTTTGCTTGCTGCCTTTGTAAGTGGTGCAGAAACCAATCTTCTGTAGTGTTGCAT
This region includes:
- the ALPK3 gene encoding alpha-protein kinase 3 isoform X3; the encoded protein is MGSRRAPSRGWGAGGRSGAGGDGEDDGPVWIPSPASRSYLLSVRPETRSTFCSIIAQLTEETQPLFETTLKSRAVCEDSDVRFTCIVTGYPEPEVTWYKDDTELDRYCGLPKYEITHQGNRHTLQLYRCREEDAAIYQASAQNSKGIVSCSGVLEVGTMTEYKIHQRWFAKLKRKAAAKLREIEQSWKHEKAAPGEADTLRKLSPDRFQRKRRLSGAEALDPSVPTREPEGGTLAVWQEGETESAQHSGLGLINSFASGEVTTNGEAAPENGEDGEHGLLTYICDAMELGPQRVLKEESGAKKKKKDEESKQGLRKPELEKAARSRLSSENCIPNSDEPDSCGTQGPAGVEQVQTQPRGRAARGPGSTGTDSTRKPTSAVGTPDKAQKAPAPALAPGPSPGPGQEMYFSLKDMYLENTRAVRLPGEDGPQTLSVQAPGESLKGKAPIGARDEGVPGAPGQPTHSFTPQPTRPFNRKRFAPPKPKGEATTDSKPISSLSQAPECGAQSLGKAPPQASVQVPTPPARRRHGTRDSPLQGQAGHRTPGEVLECQTTMAPTVSASSSSDVASIGCSTSGSQGIFEPMDMETQEDGRTSANQRPGSKKNVQADGKIQVDGRTRGDGTQIAQRTWADRKTQVYAGTQESKRPQSDRSAQKGMVTQGRAETQLETAQAGEKVQEDRKAQADEGTQEDRRMQEETGMQSAGSAPTATEGQSKQEAVTSLGPPSRTPELPPTEGPRAPPSIECFTQIPEGSCIPEKPGFLPRSEEAAVTASRNHEQTVLGPLSGNLMLPAQPPHEGSVEQVGGERCQGPQSSGPIEAKQEDSPFQCPEEEQPGGVPCVDQGGCPPAGLSQEVPTMPSLPGTGLTASPKEGLSSTLTSQHRSTAAFLPSEDQALMSSAPTLHLGPGTPTQSHPPETMATSNEGACAQVSDVEGRTPGPRSCDPGLIDSLKNYLLLLLKLSSTETSGAGGESQVGAATGGLAPSATLTPTVEVAGLSPRTSRRILERVENNHLVQSAQTLLLSPCTSRRLTGLLDREVQAGRQALAAARGSWGPGPSSLTVPAIVVDEEGPGLASEGASEGEGEVSLEGPGLLGASQESSTGDRLGEAGGQAVPGQGPSTESIAQEPSQEEKFPGEALTGLPAATPEELALGARRKRFLPKVRAAGDGEATTPEERESPTVSPRGPRKSLVPGSPGTPGRERRSPTQGRKATMLEVPRAEEELAAGDLSPSPKAGGLNTELALDEGKQETLAKPRKAKDLLKAPQVIRKIRVEQFPDASGSLKLWCQFFNILSDSVLTWAKDQCPVGEVGRSAGDEGPAALAIVQASPVDCGVYRCTIHNEHGSASTDFCLSPEVLSGFISREEGEVGEEIEMTPMVFAKGLADSGCWGDKLFGRLVSEELRGGGYGCVLRKASQAKVIYGLEPIFESGRTCIIKVSSLLVFGPSSETSLVGRNYDVTIQGCKIQNMSREYCKIFAAEARAAPGFGEVPEIIPLYLIYRPANNIPYATLEEDLGKPLESYCSREWGSAGAVTASSSSEAMQKCQTFQHWLYQWTNGSFLVTDLAGVDWKMTDVHIATKLRGYQGLKESCFPALLDRFASSHQCNAYCELLGLTPLKGPEVAHPQAKAKGSKSPSAGRKGSQLSPQPQKKGLPSPQGTRKSAASSKAAPQASEPVAAQLLGQPPTQEEGSKAQGTR
- the ALPK3 gene encoding alpha-protein kinase 3 isoform X1 translates to MGSRRAPSRGWGAGGRSGAGGDGEDDGPVWIPSPASRSYLLSVRPETSLSSNRLSHPSSGRSTFCSIIAQLTEETQPLFETTLKSRAVCEDSDVRFTCIVTGYPEPEVTWYKDDTELDRYCGLPKYEITHQGNRHTLQLYRCREEDAAIYQASAQNSKGIVSCSGVLEVGTMTEYKIHQRWFAKLKRKAAAKLREIEQSWKHEKAAPGEADTLRKLSPDRFQRKRRLSGAEALDPSVPTREPEGGTLAVWQEGETESAQHSGLGLINSFASGEVTTNGEAAPENGEDGEHGLLTYICDAMELGPQRVLKEESGAKKKKKDEESKQGLRKPELEKAARSRLSSENCIPNSDEPDSCGTQGPAGVEQVQTQPRGRAARGPGSTGTDSTRKPTSAVGTPDKAQKAPAPALAPGPSPGPGQEMYFSLKDMYLENTRAVRLPGEDGPQTLSVQAPGESLKGKAPIGARDEGVPGAPGQPTHSFTPQPTRPFNRKRFAPPKPKGEATTDSKPISSLSQAPECGAQSLGKAPPQASVQVPTPPARRRHGTRDSPLQGQAGHRTPGEVLECQTTMAPTVSASSSSDVASIGCSTSGSQGIFEPMDMETQEDGRTSANQRPGSKKNVQADGKIQVDGRTRGDGTQIAQRTWADRKTQVYAGTQESKRPQSDRSAQKGMVTQGRAETQLETAQAGEKVQEDRKAQADEGTQEDRRMQEETGMQSAGSAPTATEGQSKQEAVTSLGPPSRTPELPPTEGPRAPPSIECFTQIPEGSCIPEKPGFLPRSEEAAVTASRNHEQTVLGPLSGNLMLPAQPPHEGSVEQVGGERCQGPQSSGPIEAKQEDSPFQCPEEEQPGGVPCVDQGGCPPAGLSQEVPTMPSLPGTGLTASPKEGLSSTLTSQHRSTAAFLPSEDQALMSSAPTLHLGPGTPTQSHPPETMATSNEGACAQVSDVEGRTPGPRSCDPGLIDSLKNYLLLLLKLSSTETSGAGGESQVGAATGGLAPSATLTPTVEVAGLSPRTSRRILERVENNHLVQSAQTLLLSPCTSRRLTGLLDREVQAGRQALAAARGSWGPGPSSLTVPAIVVDEEGPGLASEGASEGEGEVSLEGPGLLGASQESSTGDRLGEAGGQAVPGQGPSTESIAQEPSQEEKFPGEALTGLPAATPEELALGARRKRFLPKVRAAGDGEATTPEERESPTVSPRGPRKSLVPGSPGTPGRERRSPTQGRKATMLEVPRAEEELAAGDLSPSPKAGGLNTELALDEGKQETLAKPRKAKDLLKAPQVIRKIRVEQFPDASGSLKLWCQFFNILSDSVLTWAKDQCPVGEVGRSAGDEGPAALAIVQASPVDCGVYRCTIHNEHGSASTDFCLSPEVLSGFISREEGEVGEEIEMTPMVFAKGLADSGCWGDKLFGRLVSEELRGGGYGCVLRKASQAKVIYGLEPIFESGRTCIIKVSSLLVFGPSSETSLVGRNYDVTIQGCKIQNMSREYCKIFAAEARAAPGFGEVPEIIPLYLIYRPANNIPYATLEEDLGKPLESYCSREWGSAGAVTASSSSEAMQKCQTFQHWLYQWTNGSFLVTDLAGVDWKMTDVHIATKLRGYQGLKESCFPALLDRFASSHQCNAYCELLGLTPLKGPEVAHPQAKAKGSKSPSAGRKGSQLSPQPQKKGLPSPQGTRKSAASSKAAPQASEPVAAQLLGQPPTQEEGSKAQGTR